Proteins from one Chroococcidiopsis sp. CCMEE 29 genomic window:
- a CDS encoding TonB-dependent receptor: protein MKVYFFIPILALISWGIVPVALAEPNFPTNDLKQTKPSAINQNLRALLSTRSNPQPDQPISNIPHLSQLELPYMSAEVLTQKPSASEVSQSETNTNETDSYTDNLDIFIQVVGERELFPQTSSPVYVITEEEIQKQNPNSLAEILRNLPGFAINDVGFGADIHTGTYYRGNSINQSVFLLNGRPINTNINTYHGATDLNSIPVESIERVELSSGTSSTLYGSEAFGGVVNIITKQGQEIPSLNGLVEYGSYNQENYRASYGGSAGNLRYSLGYEQYSADNDYRVPRGAANRDPEGRLFNGDTATSNYFGSLTLDLNSRNTLSLDAYKISSRRGLLYFGFPLQADRLDHDVFNVGLSWRTLLGGGENSILRTTLAYNQDYFNTYGPTQNIYYRTGTLNSQAITARVEHQWQTTPSNRLTWGIDLQNNFLNGDVLSTAPNRIALNETENRDRFHTALFAVNTWNISDTFQVDLGLRQNFNSEFGSYLNPSTGLRWAVTPTVAMRGSWASVQRNPGIDQLYIYDTVHNWLPNADLEPETGSSWTAGVDVNFSRNLTGQFTYFGSSLSDRLGIQAGRWANIGLVNTNGLEAALRWQLTPEWSTFLNYTYTDAKIETGPERGLQLGLVPYSVGQLGIGYNSGGWQVNLFASYHSGARRAFFNNPGESTTDFSPSWLNLDLGARIPITRNLGLTVFLENLADRTYEKANRIYQPGLTFRVGISSNF, encoded by the coding sequence ATGAAAGTGTATTTTTTTATTCCTATCCTTGCTTTAATTAGCTGGGGTATTGTCCCCGTCGCCCTAGCAGAACCAAATTTTCCTACCAATGATCTGAAGCAGACAAAGCCGAGTGCCATTAACCAAAATCTGCGCGCTCTCCTCTCCACTAGGTCAAATCCACAGCCAGATCAACCGATTTCAAACATTCCTCATCTTAGTCAGTTAGAATTACCCTACATGAGTGCTGAGGTGCTAACTCAAAAACCTTCCGCATCGGAGGTTAGCCAGTCTGAAACGAACACTAATGAAACAGACTCCTATACAGATAATTTGGACATTTTCATTCAGGTAGTGGGAGAAAGAGAGCTTTTTCCTCAAACATCTTCTCCAGTTTATGTAATTACTGAAGAAGAAATCCAAAAGCAAAATCCTAATAGTTTAGCGGAAATATTACGGAATCTTCCTGGATTTGCGATTAACGATGTTGGGTTTGGCGCAGATATCCATACAGGTACATACTACCGGGGAAACTCTATCAATCAGTCTGTATTCTTACTCAACGGTAGACCGATTAACACCAATATCAATACTTATCATGGCGCTACTGACCTAAATAGCATTCCAGTAGAGTCAATAGAAAGAGTAGAGTTATCTAGTGGCACCAGTTCCACACTGTATGGTTCTGAAGCCTTCGGTGGAGTTGTTAATATTATCACCAAACAGGGACAAGAAATTCCCAGCCTGAATGGTCTAGTAGAATATGGCTCTTACAATCAAGAAAACTATCGGGCTAGTTACGGCGGTTCAGCTGGCAACTTAAGGTACAGCCTCGGCTACGAGCAGTATTCAGCAGATAACGATTATCGCGTCCCTAGAGGTGCAGCAAATCGAGATCCAGAAGGTCGTTTGTTTAACGGAGACACTGCAACTAGCAACTACTTTGGCAGCCTAACGCTTGATTTAAATTCTAGAAATACTCTTAGTTTAGACGCTTATAAAATCAGTAGTCGTCGGGGTTTACTTTACTTTGGTTTTCCTTTGCAAGCAGACCGACTAGATCATGATGTATTCAACGTGGGGCTATCTTGGCGAACTTTGCTTGGCGGCGGGGAAAATTCTATTCTCAGGACTACACTTGCATACAACCAAGATTATTTCAACACTTATGGTCCGACTCAAAATATCTACTACCGTACAGGCACACTGAATTCACAAGCAATTACAGCTAGAGTAGAGCACCAGTGGCAAACAACTCCCAGTAATCGTCTGACCTGGGGAATAGACTTGCAAAACAACTTCTTAAATGGTGATGTTTTGAGTACAGCACCTAATCGGATTGCCCTCAATGAAACTGAAAATAGAGATAGGTTTCATACAGCGCTATTCGCTGTCAATACCTGGAATATCAGCGATACCTTCCAGGTTGATTTGGGGTTGAGACAGAATTTTAATAGTGAGTTTGGTAGTTACTTAAACCCCAGTACAGGCTTAAGGTGGGCTGTTACTCCAACTGTTGCTATGCGTGGGAGTTGGGCTTCAGTACAACGCAATCCTGGTATAGACCAGTTGTATATCTATGACACAGTTCACAACTGGTTACCGAACGCGGATCTAGAACCAGAAACAGGTTCTTCTTGGACAGCGGGAGTGGATGTCAATTTTTCTCGAAATTTAACCGGACAGTTTACTTACTTTGGAAGTAGTTTATCTGACCGCCTCGGTATCCAAGCTGGTCGGTGGGCTAATATTGGGCTTGTCAACACAAACGGGTTGGAGGCAGCGCTGAGATGGCAACTAACTCCTGAATGGTCAACGTTCCTCAACTATACTTATACAGATGCAAAGATTGAGACCGGACCAGAAAGAGGATTACAGCTAGGCTTGGTTCCTTACTCAGTGGGACAACTAGGGATCGGTTACAACTCTGGAGGCTGGCAGGTTAATTTGTTTGCGAGTTACCACAGTGGTGCGCGTAGAGCCTTCTTTAACAATCCGGGTGAAAGTACTACAGATTTCTCGCCTTCTTGGCTGAATTTGGATTTGGGGGCACGGATTCCTATCACTAGAAACCTTGGTTTGACAGTGTTTCTTGAAAACCTAGCAGATAGAACTTATGAAAAAGCCAATCGAATTTATCAGCCTGGTTTAACTTTCCGCGTCGGTATATCGTCTAATTTTTGA
- a CDS encoding HupE/UreJ family protein, producing the protein MQQSQPQKRHIRNLGRKTVWVAGLTGLALLSIAQPAAAHHLMDGKIPANWLEGFLSGLAHPVIGLDHLAFVISIGILSAGRRQGVLLPAFFLVAALGGTGLHLLQVDLPGTEVAIALSVIALGLILSLRKQLNFKVLVGLAAIAGLFHGYAYGEAIVGAQMSPLIAYLTGFTLSQYLIAMLTFWVASVRIQKTAEQTVRLRRYFGYAVCSIGVVFLSVALSS; encoded by the coding sequence GTGCAGCAGTCACAGCCACAGAAGCGTCACATCCGCAATTTAGGGCGGAAAACTGTTTGGGTTGCCGGACTGACTGGACTAGCACTTCTAAGTATTGCTCAGCCTGCAGCGGCTCATCATTTAATGGATGGAAAGATACCTGCTAACTGGTTGGAAGGGTTCCTGTCAGGGTTAGCGCATCCAGTGATCGGCTTAGATCATCTGGCTTTTGTTATTAGTATTGGTATACTCTCAGCGGGGCGACGGCAGGGAGTTTTGCTTCCAGCTTTTTTCTTAGTGGCAGCGCTAGGAGGAACTGGACTACATCTACTGCAAGTGGATCTGCCTGGAACTGAGGTGGCGATCGCGCTTTCGGTAATCGCTCTAGGACTGATCCTCAGTTTGAGGAAGCAACTCAACTTCAAGGTTCTGGTAGGGTTGGCTGCGATCGCTGGACTGTTTCATGGTTACGCCTACGGTGAGGCAATTGTGGGTGCTCAGATGTCGCCCTTGATTGCTTATCTAACAGGCTTTACACTGAGCCAATACCTCATAGCAATGCTTACTTTCTGGGTAGCTAGCGTTAGGATACAGAAAACTGCTGAGCAGACTGTGCGGCTGAGGCGCTACTTTGGCTATGCTGTCTGCTCTATCGGTGTTGTTTTCTTGTCAGTCGCGCTCAGCAGTTAA
- the petJ gene encoding cytochrome c6 PetJ, translated as MKKILSVLMLSLAVLIIAFCRPAIAADTANGAKVFSANCAACHLGGRNVVAAGKTLKQDALAKYSMNSLEAIVNQVKNGKNAMPAFKNRLNDQQIEDVAAYVLEQAEKDWS; from the coding sequence ATGAAAAAGATTTTGTCTGTCCTGATGCTCAGCTTAGCAGTCTTGATCATTGCTTTTTGTCGTCCTGCCATCGCCGCAGACACAGCGAATGGAGCCAAAGTCTTTAGTGCCAACTGTGCTGCCTGTCATCTGGGTGGGCGCAACGTTGTTGCCGCTGGAAAGACATTGAAGCAAGATGCCTTGGCAAAGTACAGCATGAACTCGTTGGAAGCGATCGTTAACCAGGTAAAAAATGGCAAAAATGCCATGCCTGCCTTTAAAAATCGTTTGAACGACCAGCAGATTGAAGATGTAGCTGCCTACGTATTGGAGCAAGCGGAAAAGGACTGGAGTTGA
- a CDS encoding ATP-binding protein translates to MRSSKEWCEADIIKLINEKVPESLELEYKACDALQKIDGKKNEISKDVSSFANSNGGVIVYGVKENGHLPDCINVGFNPSDISREWLEQVINSKIHPKIEGLHINQIELHTKQPGYVLYVVTIPQATQRAPHQAADYRYYKRYNFQSVPMEDYEVKDILRRGNSPDLYLNFRFLRENTTPIIFLPEQDYSQDIELFISIENKSEEAALYAVIKVFLDTSIKIIDTAKMVLTEDVSDFQTEAGSIVSLNQLSLNWGVPGKLPIFKTVSFKITDEAVKIAIPSKHAELEKRYYNLIWQVNAPGMVNYGSKMLTLKDKYLTLDDYSS, encoded by the coding sequence ATGCGCTCATCAAAAGAATGGTGTGAAGCAGACATAATCAAGCTAATTAATGAAAAAGTTCCAGAAAGTCTTGAACTTGAATACAAAGCATGTGACGCTCTTCAAAAGATTGATGGAAAAAAGAATGAAATAAGCAAAGATGTATCATCGTTTGCTAACTCAAATGGGGGAGTTATTGTTTACGGTGTGAAAGAGAATGGTCATTTGCCTGATTGCATAAATGTGGGTTTCAATCCTAGTGATATTTCTAGAGAATGGCTAGAACAAGTTATTAATTCCAAAATTCATCCTAAGATAGAAGGACTACACATTAACCAGATTGAACTACATACTAAACAACCTGGTTATGTGCTTTACGTAGTCACAATCCCACAAGCTACTCAAAGGGCACCACATCAAGCGGCAGATTATAGATATTACAAACGTTACAACTTTCAATCTGTTCCAATGGAGGATTATGAAGTCAAAGATATCCTTCGTCGAGGAAATTCACCAGATTTATACTTGAATTTTAGATTTTTGAGAGAAAACACGACTCCTATTATTTTTCTGCCAGAGCAGGACTATTCTCAAGACATAGAGTTATTTATATCAATTGAAAATAAATCAGAAGAAGCTGCCCTTTATGCCGTTATAAAGGTGTTTCTAGATACTTCAATTAAGATAATTGATACTGCCAAAATGGTATTGACAGAAGATGTTAGTGACTTTCAAACTGAAGCAGGATCTATTGTTTCTTTAAATCAGCTTAGTTTGAATTGGGGCGTTCCCGGTAAATTGCCTATATTTAAGACAGTAAGCTTTAAGATCACAGATGAAGCAGTTAAAATTGCAATTCCAAGTAAACACGCTGAACTTGAAAAGAGATACTACAATCTAATATGGCAAGTTAATGCACCTGGCATGGTTAATTATGGATCAAAGATGTTAACCCTTAAGGATAAATACCTAACTTTAGATGATTATTCGTCCTGA
- a CDS encoding type II toxin-antitoxin system RelE/ParE family toxin — MADGEDVPEVPLRPLVWMGDSRKNIRAFPQEVRASVGYALQLVQAGETPLDVKPFKGVGSGVYEIVKRYDTDTYRAVYAVKIGEKIYVLHAFQKKSKKGIKTPQTDVDLIKQRYKDALAREEQQS, encoded by the coding sequence ATGGCTGATGGTGAGGATGTTCCAGAGGTTCCCTTACGCCCTCTTGTTTGGATGGGAGACTCTCGCAAGAATATCCGCGCGTTTCCTCAAGAAGTGCGAGCATCGGTGGGTTATGCGTTGCAGCTAGTGCAGGCAGGAGAAACACCACTAGATGTCAAGCCTTTTAAAGGGGTTGGAAGCGGCGTGTATGAAATTGTCAAACGCTACGATACCGACACTTACAGGGCGGTTTATGCGGTAAAGATAGGGGAAAAGATTTATGTCCTGCACGCTTTTCAGAAGAAATCTAAGAAAGGTATCAAAACCCCACAGACAGACGTTGATTTGATTAAACAACGCTACAAAGATGCGCTAGCCAGGGAGGAGCAACAATCATGA
- a CDS encoding XRE family transcriptional regulator, which translates to MTEELIFEESSGNVFADLGLEDAEEYFTRGKIGIQVLRLLKQRNLKQREISKLLSIPQPEVSYLMRGEFQRFSEGKLLTFLKRLDTEISLHLRPRHAGSQAAETVVPL; encoded by the coding sequence ATGACAGAAGAACTTATTTTTGAGGAAAGCAGTGGCAACGTCTTCGCTGACCTCGGTTTAGAAGATGCAGAAGAATATTTCACGCGGGGCAAGATCGGGATTCAGGTGCTACGTCTGTTGAAACAACGCAACTTGAAACAGCGTGAAATCAGTAAACTTCTCAGCATTCCTCAGCCAGAAGTATCCTATCTAATGAGAGGCGAGTTTCAACGATTCAGTGAGGGCAAACTCCTCACGTTTCTCAAGCGCCTCGATACCGAAATCAGCTTGCATCTTCGCCCCCGTCATGCGGGAAGTCAAGCGGCGGAAACGGTAGTACCGCTATAG
- a CDS encoding BlaI/MecI/CopY family transcriptional regulator — protein sequence MTPLPDYRPKQLSLGPLEAEILNIVWELGSATVKDIHDRILTDPNRELAYTSVTTVLRRLTEKGWLACDKQGRAFYWRPLVTKQQAQVIQAHEHLHRFLAVGNPDVVAAFADSLDCASLEQIQAIAYRIQAARQAREEQ from the coding sequence ATGACACCCCTGCCTGACTACCGTCCTAAACAACTATCTCTAGGTCCACTCGAAGCAGAGATCTTGAATATTGTCTGGGAACTTGGTTCTGCCACTGTTAAGGATATACATGATCGCATTCTGACCGATCCAAACCGAGAGTTAGCTTATACCTCTGTAACCACAGTGCTACGTCGCCTGACTGAAAAAGGCTGGCTTGCCTGCGATAAGCAAGGGCGCGCCTTCTATTGGCGACCTTTAGTTACAAAGCAGCAGGCACAGGTGATACAGGCTCATGAGCATTTGCACCGATTTCTAGCAGTAGGCAACCCTGATGTTGTAGCAGCATTTGCAGATAGCCTTGATTGTGCAAGCTTAGAGCAAATCCAAGCGATCGCCTACCGGATTCAAGCCGCACGCCAAGCGAGGGAGGAACAATAA
- a CDS encoding M56 family metallopeptidase codes for MHLIMILAALAVAWWLRLTSTEPRGTWIQRWQRSLFLFLFPPLLLLMTAIAVLCMGTQGQMLGLQTGWFSYVLTLSYLGIIGILCLKLAWEGWQSVRSARNCPPLNLEGRQVRLLNTGALFAAQIGFWQPELVVSQGLLQTLAPAYLETVLAHEQGHYYYRDTFWFFWLGWIRSCTAWLPNTDALWQELLVLRELRADQWAALQVDPLLLAESLLMVVSTSPVCSEIFCAALDSASSRDRLEERIDALLAQPKPMPKPSFQSWIWVFLAFLPLVTVLLHR; via the coding sequence ATGCATCTAATCATGATTTTGGCTGCATTGGCAGTTGCTTGGTGGTTAAGACTGACATCGACTGAACCACGGGGAACTTGGATACAGCGTTGGCAGCGATCGCTATTTTTATTCCTCTTCCCCCCCTTGTTACTTTTAATGACAGCGATCGCCGTACTATGCATGGGGACTCAAGGACAAATGCTTGGGCTACAAACAGGCTGGTTTAGCTATGTGCTGACATTGAGCTATTTAGGAATTATTGGGATTTTGTGCCTCAAGCTTGCCTGGGAGGGATGGCAGTCTGTCAGATCTGCCCGCAACTGTCCACCTCTTAATCTTGAAGGTAGACAAGTCCGGCTACTTAACACGGGAGCTTTATTTGCAGCTCAAATCGGCTTTTGGCAACCCGAACTTGTTGTTAGCCAAGGATTACTGCAAACTCTCGCTCCGGCTTATTTAGAAACTGTCTTAGCCCATGAGCAAGGGCATTACTATTACCGAGACACGTTCTGGTTTTTCTGGCTAGGTTGGATACGCTCCTGCACTGCTTGGTTACCGAATACAGACGCTTTGTGGCAAGAATTGTTAGTCTTGCGAGAGCTACGTGCCGATCAATGGGCGGCATTACAGGTAGATCCTTTGCTACTGGCTGAATCGCTACTAATGGTAGTCAGTACCTCGCCTGTCTGCTCAGAAATCTTCTGTGCTGCATTAGATTCGGCTAGCTCACGCGATCGCTTAGAAGAAAGAATAGATGCCCTATTAGCACAACCAAAACCAATGCCGAAGCCTAGCTTCCAGTCTTGGATTTGGGTTTTCCTCGCATTCCTACCCTTGGTGACAGTGCTATTGCACAGGTGA
- the thiC gene encoding phosphomethylpyrimidine synthase — translation MRTEWIAKRRGQSNLTQMHYARQGVITEEMHFVAQRENLSAELIREEVALGRMIIPANINHTSLEPMCIGIASKCKVNANIGASPNSSNLDEEVAKLKLAVKYGADTVMDLSTGGGNLDEIRTAIIKASPVPIGTVPVYQALESVHGTIEKLTPDDFLHVIEKHAQQGVDYQTIHAGILIEHLPLVKDRLTGIVSRGGGILARWMLYHHKQNPLHTHFQDIIEIFKKYDVSFSLGDSLRPGCTHDASDAAQLAELKTLGQLTRCAWEHDVQVMVEGPGHVPMDQIEFNVRKQMEECSEAPFYVLGPLVTDIAPGYDHITSAIGAALAGWYGTAMLCYVTPKEHLGLPNAEDVRNGLIAYKIAAHAADIARHRSGARDRDDELSRARYNFDWNRQFELSLDPERAREYHDETLPADIYKSAEFCSMCGPKFCPMQTKVDADALTELEKFLAKEPVSR, via the coding sequence ATGCGAACAGAATGGATAGCCAAGCGGCGCGGGCAGAGCAATTTGACTCAAATGCACTATGCTCGTCAGGGTGTCATAACGGAAGAGATGCACTTCGTTGCCCAGCGGGAAAATCTCTCAGCTGAGTTGATTAGAGAGGAAGTAGCGCTGGGGCGGATGATTATCCCTGCCAATATCAATCACACCAGCTTGGAACCAATGTGCATTGGGATTGCTTCGAAGTGTAAAGTTAATGCCAACATCGGAGCTTCTCCCAACTCTTCAAATTTGGATGAAGAAGTCGCCAAGCTGAAGCTAGCGGTAAAATATGGAGCTGATACGGTGATGGACTTGTCCACTGGAGGCGGCAACCTGGATGAGATTCGCACCGCAATTATCAAAGCCTCGCCAGTTCCCATTGGAACTGTACCAGTCTACCAAGCTTTAGAAAGTGTCCACGGCACGATTGAAAAGCTGACACCAGACGACTTTCTCCATGTGATTGAGAAACACGCTCAGCAGGGAGTAGATTATCAAACCATCCATGCTGGGATTTTGATCGAGCATTTACCTCTGGTGAAAGATCGCCTTACTGGAATTGTCTCTCGCGGCGGCGGGATTCTTGCCCGGTGGATGCTCTATCACCACAAACAAAATCCCCTACACACCCACTTCCAGGACATCATCGAGATTTTCAAAAAATACGATGTGTCATTTAGTTTGGGAGACTCCTTGCGTCCTGGATGTACTCACGATGCCTCTGATGCAGCTCAGCTAGCTGAACTAAAAACATTAGGGCAACTGACTCGATGTGCCTGGGAGCATGATGTGCAGGTGATGGTGGAAGGACCAGGACACGTACCGATGGATCAAATCGAGTTCAATGTTCGCAAGCAGATGGAAGAGTGTTCAGAAGCACCTTTTTATGTGCTAGGACCACTGGTAACGGATATTGCTCCTGGCTATGACCATATCACATCTGCAATTGGAGCGGCACTGGCTGGATGGTACGGTACAGCGATGCTGTGCTATGTAACGCCAAAGGAACATTTGGGGTTGCCGAATGCAGAGGATGTGCGAAATGGTTTGATTGCTTACAAAATTGCGGCTCATGCAGCGGATATTGCCCGGCATAGATCGGGGGCGCGCGATCGCGATGACGAACTCTCCCGCGCCCGATACAACTTCGACTGGAACCGCCAGTTTGAACTCTCCCTCGATCCAGAACGTGCTAGAGAGTACCACGATGAAACTCTCCCCGCTGATATCTACAAAAGTGCTGAGTTCTGTTCGATGTGTGGACCTAAGTTCTGCCCAATGCAGACGAAGGTGGATGCAGATGCACTAACAGAGCTAGAGAAGTTCCTGGCAAAAGAACCAGTTAGCAGGTAG